Proteins encoded together in one Impatiens glandulifera chromosome 1, dImpGla2.1, whole genome shotgun sequence window:
- the LOC124919684 gene encoding probable rhamnogalacturonate lyase B: MSNGLVSVTFSSPDGAITAINFGDSTENVLNINNKIDDRGYWDVFWSSGDDNNIKEDVSLVDETSTSNVERPKYRIEGTSFKIIVQKEDQVEISFNRPWDRKAGAPLNVDMRFIMLRGSSGFYSYGVFERLNNFPMSRIDQIRIVFKLREDLFDYMAISDQIQKVMPSSEDRAKGEVLSYKEAVRLKNGEVDDKYEYSLDNKDNRVHGWVNRKNGVGFWIITPSNEFRNGGPIKRDLTSHCGPLALSMFVSTHYIGLPQAMHFKNNEPWKKVFGPVFTYLNSNPQTQSLWVDAKKQMKKETSAWPYNFPLSPDFAVSNKRGSVSGRLVIKLFLNYINIYSASAHVGLAEPGDAGSWQYESKLYQFWTEGDVQGNFIIEGVRPGNYTLFAWVPGFIGDYKYGPIVTISPGSNTLLNNLSYAPPRTGNTLWEIGYPDRTASEFNVPEPNPRYANKLSDNPLDRYRQYGLWSRYSEIYPREDLVYTVGTSNYSNDWFFAHVTRNSPPGSNIFVSTTWKIVFGLEKIEKEKNYTLRLAIAGAGAPRSELQVRVNNNGSAPLFTTGLIGGENLIARHGIHGLYRLYNVLFRGKELLVGKNVIYLTQSSGESPFRGIMYDYIRLEGPSIK; the protein is encoded by the exons ATGTCTAACGGCTTAGTAAGTGTTACATTCTCGAGTCCAGATGGTGCCATAACCGCTATTAATTTTGGTGATAGTACTGAAAATGTActcaatataaacaataaaatagaCGATAGAgg ataTTGGGATGTATTTTGGAGTTCTGGAGACGACAATAATATCAAAGAAGATGTATCTTTAGTTGATGAAACATCGACTTCAAACGTGGAaag ACCAAAATACAGAATTGAAGGAACAAGTTTTAAGATTATTGTGCAAAAAGAAGATCAAGTAGAAATATCATTCAATAGACCATGGGACAGGAAGGCCGGAGCTCCTTTAAATGTGGATATGAGATTTATTATGCTTCGCGGAAGTTCTGGATTCTATTCATACGGCGTATTCGAGCGTTTGAATAATTTTCCTATGTCGAGGATTGACCAGATTAGAATAGTTTTCAAGCTCCGTGAAGACCT GTTCGATTACATGGCAATTTCGGACCAAATACAAAAAGTAATGCCATCTAGTGAAGATCGAGCCAAGGGCGAAGTTCTTAGTTACAAAGAAGCGGTTCGATTGAAAAATGGGGAG GTTGATGACAAATATGAATATTCTCTCGACAACAAAGATAACCGAGTCCACGGATGGGTTAATAGGAAAAATGGAGTCGGGTTTTGGATAATCACACCAAGTAACGAGTTTCGAAATGGTGGACCTATAAAACGAGACCTCACCTCCCATTGTGGCCCTTTAGCGCTATCT atgttTGTAAGCACTCATTATATTGGGCTACCTCAAGCCATGCACTTCAAAAACAATGAACCATGGAAAAAGGTTTTTGGTCCTGTTTTCACCTACCTTAACTCTAATCCACAAACTCAATCATTGTGGGTGGATGCAAAGAAACag ATGAAAAAAGAAACTAGCGCTTGGCCGTATAATTTCCCACTTTCACCGGATTTCGCTGTCTCCAATAAACGAGGGTCGGTATCGGGTCGATTAGTC ATTAaacttttcttaaattatataaatatttatt CTGCATCAGCTCATGTGGGATTGGCTGAACCAGGGGATGCAGGTTCATGGCAGTATGAGAGCAAG TTGTATCAGTTTTGGACTGAAGGAGATGTTCAAGGGAATTTTATTATTGAAGGTGTTAGGCCTGGAAATTACACCTTGTTTGCTTGGGTCCCTGGATTTATTGGGGATTACAAATATGGCCCTATTGTTACCATTTCACCtg GATCAAATACTTTATTGAACAACCTTTCGTATGCGCCCCCAAGGACAGGAAATACTCTATGGGAGATAGGTTATCCTGATCGAACTGCTTCAGAGTTTAATGTACCCGAACCCAATCCACGTTATGCTAACAAATTGTCTGATAATCCCTTAGATag ATATAGACAATATGGACTATGGTCTCGCTATAGCGAGATATATCCGCGTGAAGATCTTGTATATACGGTTGGAACGAGTAACTACTCAAATGATTGGTTCTTTGCCCATGTCACTAG AAATTCACCACCTGGAAGCAATATTTTTGTAAGTACTACGTGGAAAATCGTATTTGGTCTAGAAAAAATAGAGAAGGAAAAGAACTACACTCTCCGATTGGCAATTGCGGGAGCGGGAGCCCCTAGAAGTGAGCTGCAAGTGCGAGTGAATAACAATGGAAGCGCGCCATTATTTACAACGGGTCTAATTGGAGGAGAGAATTTGATTGCAAGACATGGTATTCATGGACTGTATCGTCTTTACAATGTTTTGTTTAGGGGTAAAGAACTTTTAGTGGGAAAAAATGTGATATATTTAACGCAATCTAGCGGAGAAAGTCCATTTAGAGGGATTATGTATGATTATATTCGCCTAGAAGGTCCTTCAATTAAATGA